The Oscillospiraceae bacterium genome has a segment encoding these proteins:
- a CDS encoding phosphomannomutase/phosphoglucomutase, producing the protein MMNKKEFLHLKSGTDVRGTAVETAEHGVQLTDETVQKICVGFYKWYCRKEQVDTFGIAVGQDCRISSPRIAAAAMAAFCACGCRVFDCGLATTPSMFMSIVENEPVQTALEITASHHPFDRNGLKFFTSGGGLEGEDVSAILKLAYVAEVPAGTDNAPVVLPFMNDYAALLRRQIVDGVQNGDNPLEGLHIVVDAGNGVGGFYADQVLAPLGADVSGSQFLEPDGMFPNHIPNPENKGAIDAASKMVLDSSADLGLIFDTDVDRMGCIGATGQEINRNTLVALAAAIVLEDHPGTTVVTDSLTSDGLRTFIEQDLGGKQLRYRRGYKNVIDKSIELNKSGVDSALAIETSGHAALKDNYFLDDGAYLATKIVIKAAKLRREGKTIENLTAALHRPAESVEIRVPILLEDFHDYGEDVMAQLAAFAADHENWSVEPENYEGVRINIPGGWFLLRLSVHDPILPLNIENDVAGTAAKVADEIEQFLTRFDKLDLSGFKK; encoded by the coding sequence ATGATGAATAAAAAAGAATTCTTGCATCTGAAAAGCGGCACAGATGTGCGCGGTACGGCGGTAGAAACGGCGGAGCACGGCGTGCAGCTGACAGACGAGACGGTGCAGAAGATCTGCGTGGGTTTCTATAAGTGGTACTGCCGTAAGGAGCAGGTAGATACCTTTGGCATTGCCGTAGGGCAGGACTGCCGCATTTCTTCCCCCCGCATTGCAGCGGCGGCTATGGCGGCCTTTTGTGCCTGCGGGTGCAGGGTGTTTGACTGCGGACTGGCAACTACCCCCTCTATGTTTATGAGTATTGTAGAAAATGAGCCGGTGCAAACGGCGTTGGAGATCACCGCGTCCCATCACCCCTTTGACCGAAATGGGCTGAAGTTCTTTACTTCCGGCGGCGGTTTGGAAGGAGAGGATGTAAGCGCCATTTTGAAACTGGCTTATGTCGCGGAAGTGCCGGCAGGTACCGACAATGCACCTGTGGTGCTGCCCTTTATGAACGATTATGCCGCCCTTTTGCGCCGGCAGATCGTGGACGGCGTGCAAAATGGTGACAACCCGCTGGAGGGTCTGCACATTGTGGTGGACGCCGGTAACGGTGTAGGCGGGTTTTACGCCGATCAGGTGCTGGCGCCGTTGGGTGCCGATGTAAGCGGCAGCCAATTTCTGGAGCCGGACGGCATGTTTCCCAATCATATTCCAAACCCGGAGAATAAAGGCGCTATTGATGCCGCCTCCAAAATGGTGCTGGACAGCAGCGCCGACCTGGGTCTGATATTTGATACGGATGTGGACCGTATGGGCTGCATTGGCGCCACCGGGCAGGAGATCAACCGTAACACGCTGGTTGCCTTGGCGGCGGCCATTGTGCTGGAGGATCACCCGGGCACTACAGTGGTGACCGACAGCCTGACCTCCGACGGTCTGCGTACCTTTATTGAGCAGGACCTGGGGGGCAAGCAGCTGCGCTATCGTCGCGGCTATAAGAATGTAATCGACAAGAGTATTGAACTGAATAAGAGCGGCGTAGACTCTGCCCTTGCTATTGAGACCAGTGGCCATGCAGCACTAAAGGATAATTATTTCCTGGACGATGGCGCCTATTTGGCAACGAAGATTGTTATTAAGGCAGCCAAACTGCGGCGAGAGGGTAAGACCATTGAGAACCTGACCGCAGCCCTGCACCGCCCGGCAGAGAGTGTGGAAATCCGTGTGCCCATTCTTTTGGAGGACTTTCACGACTATGGGGAAGATGTGATGGCGCAGCTGGCTGCATTCGCGGCCGACCATGAGAATTGGAGCGTGGAGCCGGAGAATTATGAGGGTGTGCGCATTAACATACCCGGCGGCTGGTTTTTGCTGCGCCTGTCTGTGCACGATCCGATCTTGCCCTTGAACATTGAGAACGATGTGGCGGGTACTGCCGCAAAGGTTGCCGATGAGATTGAGCAATTCCTGACCCGCTTTGATAAGCTGGATCTTTCCGGCTTCAAAAAATAA
- a CDS encoding DUF2461 domain-containing protein — MTNFNGITPKAIELLSENRFNDSKAFYEEHKEELKQLATIPMRQIVLDLAEMMTQLDDKMYTDPVYTVSRIRRDTRRSKSKMMYRENLWLMLRRHKKQYPCAPFFWFEFSPVCYTMGLGFFVQKPAQFDELRKVILAHPRKWTRAVKQAEDAGMHFACYNSYKKDRVPDAPKALQPYLNAKDMSFSYTGWNLEHIGSTALIDELKAGFAAAFPLYKIFIEAYENMLSEGLIDDE, encoded by the coding sequence ATGACCAATTTTAACGGAATTACCCCAAAAGCCATTGAGCTGCTCAGCGAGAACCGCTTTAACGATTCTAAGGCATTTTATGAAGAACATAAGGAAGAATTAAAACAGCTGGCCACCATCCCCATGCGGCAGATTGTGTTGGATCTGGCGGAGATGATGACACAGCTGGACGATAAAATGTACACGGATCCTGTGTACACTGTTTCTCGCATTCGCAGAGACACCCGTCGTTCCAAAAGCAAGATGATGTATCGGGAGAACCTGTGGCTGATGCTGCGGCGACACAAGAAGCAGTACCCCTGTGCACCATTCTTTTGGTTTGAGTTTTCGCCGGTGTGCTACACCATGGGCCTGGGTTTCTTTGTGCAAAAGCCCGCCCAGTTTGACGAACTGCGCAAGGTGATTTTGGCCCACCCACGCAAGTGGACGCGTGCAGTTAAACAGGCAGAAGACGCAGGTATGCACTTTGCCTGCTATAACAGCTACAAAAAAGACCGGGTGCCGGATGCACCCAAGGCGCTGCAGCCCTATTTGAACGCAAAGGACATGTCGTTCTCTTATACCGGGTGGAACTTGGAGCATATTGGCTCTACTGCGCTGATCGACGAGTTAAAAGCCGGATTTGCCGCGGCATTTCCGTTATATAAAATCTTTATAGAAGCATACGAAAACATGCTGTCGGAGGGATTGATTGATGATGAATAA
- a CDS encoding PD-(D/E)XK nuclease family protein encodes MLQLVFGRSGYGKTEYIRNRIADMIDRGETQVLLITPEQYSFISECSLLEQLGEARAHAVRCLSFSRLCDECDRLYGADGRKPLTKGGKAILMKTAIDQVRPDLELFEKKGSSAAFVQSMTGIYDEMKSCNLSGAAVYAAADDLDTDILRCKMRDFSRIMTAYEALLGDRFADPANRLTRLYDQIKDQNYFAGQTVFLDGFNGFVAQEYKILERIIAEAKAVYIALDSDSFGTGDGYDLFAYVNETAGILQRIADKAGVPTNALQLGENCRTDYADLRRVEQYIFADQAPETEIPAEHIRLYAASTVTDACNDLALQIKGLLRCGYRAGEIAVTMRDREKYAPVLASAFEKYGVPYYADERQPVTAQPILVFPMYLMRSVIYGWRSDDLFSLIKTGLTDVSDSPDLHRTENYVYTWGINGAAWKRPFDKSPKGFSGALSDSDRVQLERINALRQSLMEPLLAFQKKVHGATPRQISTALFEAIKAYHADKHLQQLAAGLAQDGASALAEEQGRTWDVLMRILDQLATVLPEKPMALKDYCALYALVTHTEDLGEIPMGLDNVQVGQADRMRFNNPRALFILGANEGEFPQTVTSGGLLSDNERKQLAAHDFKLYSFGEILNLQERYFAYKAVSAPRERLFVTYTATGRADAPSAIVTGIQALFPHLNVEKWNPANGLDLVDTPQNAFELMSGLYDSQDPFFVALRAYFSDEPQYAAVQALAENRTPMIKDTATARKLFGKDMVLSASRIEDYYNCPYRYFCKFGLGAQPRQKAEINPMERGTLIHYVLEKLLSEVGTKQLPDYDRKQITALVDGYIEQYFKEEMGDPSDMPSRFRYNFRRLSKMLVDVVCRLAGEFAESDFEAKAFELPIDVDGAVHSKVIPLQDGGSLRIRGSVDRVDVLEQDGQQFVRVVDYKSGAKAFRLADIVNGLNLQMFLYLFNVCADGSNPYAGVPAGVLYMHAARSVMTVETKRSAEKDIAGQEDKAFGMNGIVITNPDCDIPAAMEHDLAGKYIPVRLKKSGVGGSLASLEQLGLLQRKIEALVADMGNALQNGQIGQHPVQAKDHDKTCEYCDFASVCAFKKSVTPRTYDDQTDSAVLAELEKEGENHA; translated from the coding sequence ATGCTGCAACTTGTTTTTGGCAGATCCGGGTATGGCAAAACCGAATATATAAGAAATCGCATTGCAGACATGATTGACCGGGGAGAAACACAGGTGCTTCTCATCACACCGGAGCAATACTCGTTTATCAGCGAGTGCAGTTTGCTGGAGCAACTGGGGGAGGCACGAGCGCACGCCGTTCGATGTCTCTCCTTTTCGCGCCTTTGTGATGAATGCGACCGTTTGTACGGTGCCGACGGCAGAAAACCGCTGACCAAGGGCGGCAAGGCCATTTTAATGAAAACGGCCATTGACCAAGTGCGCCCGGATCTGGAGTTGTTTGAGAAGAAAGGCAGTTCTGCGGCCTTTGTGCAGTCCATGACCGGCATTTATGACGAGATGAAGTCCTGCAATCTGTCCGGTGCGGCGGTATATGCGGCGGCGGACGATCTGGATACGGATATTCTGCGGTGCAAAATGCGGGACTTTTCGCGTATTATGACCGCGTATGAGGCGTTGCTTGGAGACCGTTTTGCGGATCCGGCGAACCGACTGACTCGCTTGTATGACCAAATCAAGGATCAAAACTACTTTGCCGGTCAAACCGTGTTTTTAGACGGATTTAATGGCTTTGTAGCCCAGGAATATAAGATTTTGGAGCGGATTATTGCTGAGGCTAAGGCGGTTTATATTGCACTGGACAGCGACTCCTTTGGTACCGGAGACGGCTACGACCTGTTTGCCTATGTGAATGAGACGGCAGGCATTTTGCAGCGCATTGCCGATAAAGCGGGCGTGCCTACCAACGCGTTGCAGTTGGGCGAAAACTGCCGCACGGATTATGCGGATCTGCGTAGGGTAGAGCAGTATATTTTTGCCGACCAAGCGCCGGAGACGGAGATTCCGGCGGAGCACATTCGCCTGTATGCCGCTTCTACCGTGACGGATGCCTGTAATGATTTGGCCTTACAGATAAAAGGTTTGCTGCGCTGCGGCTACCGCGCCGGGGAAATTGCTGTAACCATGCGTGACCGGGAAAAATATGCACCGGTGCTGGCGTCAGCTTTTGAAAAATACGGCGTGCCGTATTATGCAGACGAACGGCAGCCGGTGACCGCCCAGCCGATCTTGGTCTTTCCTATGTATCTGATGCGATCTGTGATCTACGGCTGGCGTAGCGACGATCTGTTCAGTCTGATCAAAACCGGCCTGACCGATGTGTCCGACAGCCCGGATCTGCACCGTACAGAAAATTATGTGTATACCTGGGGCATCAATGGTGCTGCCTGGAAGCGACCGTTTGACAAATCACCCAAGGGCTTTTCCGGTGCGCTTAGTGACAGCGACCGGGTGCAGTTGGAACGGATCAACGCCCTGCGGCAAAGCTTGATGGAGCCGCTCTTGGCGTTCCAAAAGAAAGTGCACGGCGCCACACCGCGGCAAATCAGCACCGCTTTGTTTGAGGCCATAAAAGCCTACCATGCGGATAAGCATTTGCAACAGCTGGCGGCAGGACTTGCTCAGGACGGCGCGTCTGCGCTGGCAGAGGAGCAGGGGCGCACTTGGGATGTGCTGATGCGCATTTTGGACCAGCTGGCAACGGTGCTGCCGGAGAAGCCCATGGCGTTGAAGGATTATTGTGCCCTCTATGCGCTGGTGACCCATACGGAGGACCTGGGCGAGATCCCAATGGGGCTTGACAATGTGCAGGTGGGCCAGGCGGATCGTATGCGGTTCAATAATCCGCGGGCGCTGTTTATTCTGGGCGCCAACGAAGGGGAATTCCCCCAAACGGTCACCAGTGGCGGCCTGCTCAGCGACAATGAGCGCAAGCAACTGGCGGCGCATGATTTTAAGCTGTATTCCTTTGGCGAAATTTTGAATTTACAGGAGAGGTATTTTGCCTATAAGGCGGTGAGCGCCCCTCGGGAGCGGCTGTTTGTTACCTATACCGCTACCGGGCGGGCAGACGCACCGTCGGCTATTGTCACCGGCATACAGGCGCTGTTTCCGCATCTGAATGTAGAAAAATGGAACCCGGCAAACGGCCTGGATCTGGTCGATACGCCGCAAAATGCCTTTGAACTGATGTCCGGCCTTTATGATAGCCAGGATCCGTTCTTCGTGGCGCTGCGTGCTTATTTCAGCGACGAGCCGCAGTATGCGGCGGTACAGGCGCTGGCGGAGAACCGTACACCGATGATCAAAGATACTGCCACTGCACGCAAACTGTTTGGCAAGGATATGGTGCTGTCTGCCTCCCGCATTGAGGATTATTACAACTGCCCCTACCGCTACTTCTGCAAATTCGGGCTGGGGGCACAGCCTCGCCAAAAGGCGGAGATCAATCCGATGGAGCGGGGCACGCTGATCCACTATGTGCTGGAAAAGCTGCTGTCTGAGGTGGGCACCAAGCAACTGCCCGACTATGACAGAAAGCAGATTACCGCGCTGGTGGACGGCTATATTGAACAGTATTTTAAGGAGGAGATGGGCGATCCGTCGGATATGCCCTCCCGCTTTCGTTATAATTTCCGCCGCCTGTCCAAAATGCTGGTGGATGTGGTGTGCCGCTTGGCAGGGGAGTTTGCCGAGAGCGATTTTGAGGCCAAGGCCTTTGAACTGCCCATTGATGTGGACGGAGCGGTGCATTCCAAGGTGATCCCGCTCCAGGATGGCGGCAGCCTGCGCATTCGTGGATCTGTGGATCGGGTGGATGTATTGGAGCAGGACGGTCAGCAGTTCGTCCGCGTGGTGGACTACAAGTCCGGCGCCAAGGCCTTTCGTCTGGCTGATATTGTTAACGGGCTGAACCTGCAAATGTTCTTATATTTGTTTAATGTATGCGCCGACGGCAGCAATCCCTATGCGGGTGTGCCTGCCGGGGTACTGTATATGCACGCTGCCCGCAGTGTGATGACAGTTGAGACGAAACGCAGCGCGGAAAAGGATATTGCCGGTCAGGAGGACAAGGCGTTCGGTATGAACGGCATAGTGATTACCAACCCGGATTGCGACATTCCGGCGGCCATGGAGCACGATCTGGCAGGCAAGTACATTCCTGTACGGCTGAAAAAAAGCGGCGTGGGCGGCTCCCTTGCCAGCTTGGAACAGCTGGGGCTGCTTCAGCGCAAGATCGAAGCGCTGGTGGCGGATATGGGCAACGCCCTGCAAAACGGTCAAATCGGCCAGCATCCGGTACAGGCTAAGGACCATGACAAAACCTGCGAATACTGCGATTTTGCCTCGGTCTGCGCGTTCAAAAAGAGCGTAACCCCGCGTACCTATGACGACCAAACAGACAGCGCCGTGCTGGCAGAACTGGAAAAGGAGGGGGAGAACCATGCCTAA
- a CDS encoding methionine gamma-lyase family protein produces MTPFFQLDPKIESASAAALQQVAPRFAEIDEVTEYNQLKVLRAFMDNGISERHFGSSTGYGYGDEGRETLDKVWAQVFGAEDALVRHNFTCGTHTLAVALFGVLRPGDKMLCVSGMPYDTLHSVIGLTGENMGSLKDYGIAFDCVPLKEEHLDYEAIAKAVDDTVTMVYIQRSRGYELRASLSLEETQKVAEIAKEKNPNCIVMVDNCYCEFVNKQEPTQVGADLIAGSLIKNAGGGMARTGGYIAGRHDLVEKCAFRLTTPGLGREVGATLGMNRELYMGLFYAPHTVGEALKSAVYIAALYQSFGYDVTPKWDEPRQDIVQCLGLENPDSLVAFCQGVQSGSPIDSFVLPEPWDMPGYDSQVVMAAGAFTLGSSIELSADAPIRPPYYAWIQGGLQFHSAKICAELAAQQMQSKGLLKHDQF; encoded by the coding sequence ATGACCCCCTTTTTTCAACTGGATCCGAAAATCGAGTCTGCGTCTGCCGCTGCGTTGCAGCAGGTGGCGCCACGATTTGCGGAGATTGACGAGGTAACGGAATACAATCAGCTGAAGGTGCTGCGGGCCTTTATGGACAACGGCATCAGTGAGCGGCACTTTGGCAGCAGCACCGGCTACGGCTACGGCGACGAGGGTCGGGAGACCCTGGACAAAGTATGGGCGCAGGTGTTCGGCGCGGAGGACGCACTTGTGCGCCACAATTTCACCTGCGGCACCCACACCCTGGCGGTGGCGCTGTTTGGTGTGCTGCGCCCGGGGGACAAAATGCTGTGCGTCAGCGGTATGCCCTATGACACCCTGCACAGCGTGATCGGGCTTACCGGCGAAAATATGGGGTCGCTGAAGGACTATGGCATTGCTTTTGACTGCGTGCCGCTGAAAGAGGAACATTTGGACTATGAAGCCATTGCCAAAGCGGTGGACGATACGGTGACCATGGTGTATATCCAGCGCAGCCGCGGGTATGAGTTGCGTGCCAGTCTCTCTTTAGAGGAGACGCAAAAGGTGGCAGAGATTGCCAAAGAGAAGAACCCCAACTGCATTGTGATGGTAGACAACTGTTACTGTGAATTTGTCAATAAGCAAGAGCCCACCCAGGTGGGGGCAGATCTGATCGCCGGGTCGCTGATCAAAAACGCCGGCGGCGGTATGGCCCGCACCGGCGGTTACATAGCCGGGCGCCACGATTTGGTAGAAAAGTGCGCCTTTCGACTGACCACGCCCGGACTGGGGCGGGAAGTGGGCGCCACACTGGGAATGAATCGGGAGCTGTATATGGGCCTGTTCTATGCTCCCCATACCGTAGGCGAGGCGCTGAAATCCGCTGTGTATATTGCGGCGCTGTACCAGTCCTTTGGCTACGATGTGACCCCCAAGTGGGATGAACCTCGGCAGGACATTGTGCAGTGCCTGGGACTTGAAAACCCGGACAGTCTGGTTGCATTTTGCCAGGGGGTGCAAAGCGGTAGTCCGATTGACAGCTTTGTGCTGCCGGAGCCGTGGGATATGCCCGGCTATGACAGCCAGGTGGTGATGGCCGCCGGCGCGTTTACGCTGGGTTCGTCTATCGAACTGTCGGCAGATGCTCCAATTCGGCCGCCGTATTACGCTTGGATTCAAGGCGGTCTGCAATTCCATTCCGCCAAGATCTGTGCGGAACTGGCAGCCCAGCAAATGCAAAGCAAAGGACTCTTAAAGCATGACCAATTTTAA
- a CDS encoding GNAT family N-acetyltransferase, with translation MIEYQQNLDLLRQYEQTDLFSVRVLALAESYGCDYNFARFYVQRTESGQMTAVLSYLDRDCTLSLTENADREELTAFFAAMGYGTLLCTADFCMDRPYREGPMMQSVRRYDVQSGMAVFDSYPKLMDLYNFIDYDSQDFESWYVDLSHRIRHGGAKALTLRMDGMILASGILSSVTDKGAVLTAVRTQPEFRRMGYGSMLVRRLVADCKGTVYLMREQGRNEQFYLQNGFINQGLWRQYQ, from the coding sequence ATGATTGAGTATCAACAGAATTTAGATCTGCTGCGGCAGTATGAACAAACGGATTTGTTTTCCGTACGTGTGCTGGCGCTGGCAGAAAGCTACGGCTGTGATTACAACTTCGCTCGCTTTTATGTGCAAAGAACGGAGAGCGGGCAAATGACTGCGGTTTTATCGTATTTGGATCGGGACTGCACTTTGTCCTTAACGGAAAATGCGGACCGGGAAGAATTGACGGCCTTTTTTGCGGCCATGGGATATGGTACGCTGCTTTGTACGGCGGACTTTTGCATGGATCGGCCTTACAGAGAGGGGCCAATGATGCAGTCCGTGCGGCGCTACGATGTGCAAAGCGGTATGGCTGTGTTTGACAGCTATCCAAAACTAATGGATCTATATAATTTTATTGACTACGATAGCCAGGATTTTGAAAGCTGGTATGTAGATCTGAGCCATCGTATTCGCCACGGCGGCGCCAAGGCGCTGACCTTGCGTATGGACGGCATGATCCTGGCCAGCGGCATATTATCATCCGTAACGGATAAGGGCGCAGTGCTCACCGCCGTGCGAACCCAGCCGGAATTCCGCCGCATGGGCTACGGCTCAATGCTGGTGCGGCGGCTGGTGGCAGACTGCAAAGGCACTGTCTACCTAATGCGTGAGCAAGGGCGCAATGAACAGTTTTACCTGCAAAACGGATTTATTAATCAAGGATTATGGAGACAATATCAATGA
- a CDS encoding M42 family peptidase, with the protein MLKTLCDLNGTSGNEAAVRDYILEQIQPYCTTCTVDAMGSVIAFKKGKRTPEKRVMLSAHMDEVGFIITGATEEGYLQFAPVGGINPSVVLGRRLALENGGYGMVGTVPIHLLHEDAGEKVPSFDELLIDVGAADKQTAEMMAPVGSFAYFSESYVAFGDGKICAKALDDRIGCMLMIELLQSELEADTWFCFQVQEEVGLRGAACTGSRVQPDRVLVLEATTAADLDGVTGDKRVCVLGDGPVVSFMDGATIYDRALYRMARETADENGIPSQTKTAIAGGNDAGALQRAGQGSAALAVSLPCRYIHSGASVVQQSDIDATRALLAALLPKLYD; encoded by the coding sequence GTGCTTAAAACCTTATGCGATTTGAACGGCACCAGTGGCAATGAAGCGGCGGTGCGTGACTACATTTTAGAGCAGATCCAGCCCTATTGCACCACCTGCACCGTGGACGCTATGGGTTCTGTTATCGCCTTTAAGAAAGGCAAGCGCACCCCGGAAAAGCGGGTCATGCTCTCTGCCCACATGGACGAGGTGGGCTTTATCATCACCGGCGCCACCGAGGAGGGCTACCTGCAATTTGCACCGGTAGGCGGGATTAACCCTTCTGTGGTGCTGGGGCGCCGCTTGGCGCTGGAAAACGGCGGCTACGGTATGGTAGGCACGGTGCCCATTCATCTGCTCCATGAGGATGCAGGGGAGAAAGTGCCTTCCTTTGATGAATTATTGATAGATGTGGGCGCTGCTGATAAGCAAACAGCGGAAATGATGGCGCCTGTGGGCAGCTTTGCCTATTTCAGCGAGTCGTATGTTGCCTTTGGCGACGGTAAAATTTGTGCCAAAGCTCTGGACGACCGAATCGGCTGCATGCTGATGATCGAGCTTTTACAATCGGAGCTGGAGGCAGACACTTGGTTCTGCTTCCAGGTGCAGGAAGAAGTGGGCCTGCGGGGCGCTGCCTGTACCGGCAGTCGGGTCCAGCCGGATCGTGTGTTGGTGCTGGAAGCCACCACCGCAGCGGACTTGGACGGCGTGACCGGCGATAAGCGGGTGTGCGTGCTTGGTGATGGCCCGGTGGTCAGCTTTATGGACGGCGCCACCATTTATGACCGGGCGCTATATCGTATGGCCAGAGAAACAGCCGACGAGAACGGTATTCCCAGCCAGACCAAAACCGCCATTGCCGGCGGCAACGATGCCGGCGCGCTGCAACGGGCCGGACAGGGAAGTGCAGCGCTGGCTGTGAGCCTGCCTTGCCGGTATATCCACTCCGGCGCCTCTGTGGTGCAGCAGTCGGATATAGACGCTACCCGTGCACTATTGGCCGCCCTTTTGCCAAAATTATATGATTGA
- a CDS encoding M20/M25/M40 family metallo-hydrolase: protein MSTNTAALLQELTAVTGTPFSDEKVLNLLTAKLAAFGDVQVDAMHNISCTFGSGYHVVLEAHWDEICFVVTGVSDDGYVHFAKCGGIDPRILPGARVVVHGKRDLPGVISTLPPHLQKGEDGKKAAPIDELSIDLGLTAQAAKDLVAAGDCVTFAKHFTPLNGSRVSANCLDDRSGVAAVLLAAEQLKDAPCRVTLLFTAQEEVGTRGAKTALFDRGVDASVSVDVSFAYTPGCKARDCGVMGKGPMIGISPILDRQFSKELLDLAKENQIPYQTEVMAGRTGTNADAISICGSGVRCALVSIPEKYMHTPAEVVDTADVEQTAALLAAFVRMKAGEHRA, encoded by the coding sequence TTGAGTACAAACACAGCGGCGCTGTTGCAGGAATTGACGGCAGTTACCGGCACGCCCTTTTCTGATGAGAAAGTGCTGAACCTGCTGACTGCCAAGTTGGCGGCCTTTGGTGATGTGCAGGTGGACGCCATGCACAATATCAGCTGCACCTTCGGCAGCGGTTACCATGTGGTGCTGGAGGCCCACTGGGACGAAATTTGCTTTGTAGTCACAGGTGTTAGCGACGACGGCTATGTGCACTTTGCCAAGTGCGGTGGGATCGACCCCCGGATTTTGCCCGGCGCACGGGTGGTGGTTCATGGCAAGCGGGATCTGCCAGGGGTCATCTCCACCTTGCCACCCCATTTGCAAAAAGGGGAGGACGGCAAGAAAGCAGCTCCCATTGACGAGCTTTCCATTGATCTTGGGCTGACCGCCCAGGCGGCCAAGGATTTGGTAGCGGCAGGGGACTGCGTAACCTTTGCGAAGCATTTTACGCCGCTGAACGGCAGCCGGGTCAGTGCCAACTGTCTGGATGACCGTAGCGGCGTGGCGGCGGTTCTGCTGGCGGCAGAGCAGCTGAAAGATGCGCCATGCCGGGTAACCTTGTTATTCACTGCCCAGGAGGAAGTAGGCACCCGCGGTGCCAAGACGGCGCTGTTTGACCGTGGCGTAGATGCCAGCGTTAGCGTAGATGTGTCTTTTGCCTACACACCCGGCTGCAAGGCGCGGGACTGCGGTGTGATGGGCAAGGGGCCGATGATCGGTATTTCGCCGATTTTGGATCGGCAGTTCAGCAAGGAACTGCTGGACCTTGCTAAGGAAAATCAGATACCCTATCAAACGGAAGTGATGGCCGGGCGCACCGGCACCAATGCAGATGCCATTAGCATTTGCGGCAGCGGTGTACGCTGCGCGCTGGTGTCTATCCCGGAAAAATATATGCACACCCCTGCAGAGGTTGTAGATACCGCCGATGTGGAGCAGACGGCGGCGCTGCTGGCTGCTTTTGTGCGAATGAAAGCAGGTGAACACCGTGCTTAA